In Bacteroidia bacterium, a genomic segment contains:
- a CDS encoding tetratricopeptide repeat protein, producing the protein MKKTTLYYLLSSCLMLSNVTYAQNVIDKGKDQLKYFNAHQYYLGENYTAALKIYQELAIEHPNDATVLFHIGACYLQQANLTDAIDNLEKAKAKDPKADENLDLDLGLAYQQSGDIDKAISEFTSFKTTFAQKQSKLTDSRVDFYLNQCNTAKELMAKPVPVKIENMGQAINSEYDDKTPSISADGKTFIFNSRRPNGVNSPVDKEGDGKYFEKVYISKWDTINNKWMDAEMIPGSINDEGHDACCSISPNGKEIFLYKNNIQTAKGGDIYTSKRSISGKWRTPQTLGPPINTSYYEDGACLSPDGKELYFVSERPGGYGHGDIYVSKRISSHEWGKPENLGPVINTSEDEGGVFIAGDGKTLFFSSEGHNSMGSYDIFKSVRVNGKWTTPVNLGYPINTIYKDVNFVIAADGKTGYFASDRKGGLGERDIYQVDLSNYPVMDEDMKSGSKSTGLSILKGSIFDSKAGTPIEADITINDSTGTKVAATSSAAEGDYFITLKGNKKYQLVIKKSGYETYNEAITLPISSKGTYAMAKDILLKKK; encoded by the coding sequence ATGAAAAAAACAACTCTTTATTACCTGCTTTCCTCCTGCTTAATGTTGAGCAATGTTACCTACGCGCAAAATGTAATTGACAAAGGGAAAGATCAACTCAAATATTTCAATGCTCACCAATACTATCTCGGCGAAAATTATACAGCTGCTCTAAAAATTTATCAAGAGTTAGCCATCGAACATCCAAATGATGCCACTGTTCTATTTCATATAGGCGCTTGTTATTTACAGCAAGCGAACTTAACCGATGCGATTGACAACTTAGAAAAGGCAAAAGCAAAAGACCCAAAAGCAGACGAGAACTTGGATTTAGACTTAGGCTTGGCGTATCAACAAAGCGGAGATATTGATAAAGCGATTAGCGAATTCACCTCGTTTAAAACCACCTTTGCTCAAAAACAATCCAAATTAACAGACAGTCGAGTGGATTTTTATTTGAATCAGTGCAATACTGCCAAAGAACTGATGGCAAAGCCTGTGCCTGTAAAAATAGAAAACATGGGGCAAGCCATTAACTCTGAATACGACGATAAAACGCCCTCAATTTCTGCCGATGGCAAAACATTTATTTTCAACTCACGCCGTCCAAATGGCGTAAATAGTCCTGTTGACAAGGAAGGCGATGGAAAATACTTCGAAAAGGTTTACATCTCGAAGTGGGATACCATCAATAACAAATGGATGGATGCAGAAATGATTCCTGGCTCTATCAATGATGAAGGGCACGATGCTTGTTGCAGTATTTCGCCTAACGGCAAAGAGATTTTTCTCTATAAAAATAACATTCAAACGGCTAAAGGAGGCGATATATATACCTCCAAACGGAGTATTTCTGGAAAATGGCGTACCCCACAAACTCTTGGTCCACCTATCAATACTTCTTATTACGAAGACGGTGCTTGCCTCTCTCCTGACGGAAAAGAATTGTACTTCGTGAGCGAGCGTCCAGGTGGTTATGGTCATGGCGACATTTATGTTTCTAAACGCATCTCGTCTCACGAATGGGGTAAGCCGGAAAACTTAGGTCCTGTTATTAATACGAGTGAAGATGAAGGCGGAGTGTTTATTGCTGGAGATGGCAAAACACTTTTCTTTAGCTCCGAAGGGCATAACTCGATGGGTTCCTACGATATTTTTAAAAGCGTGCGTGTAAATGGGAAATGGACAACACCTGTCAATTTAGGTTATCCTATCAATACTATTTACAAAGATGTCAATTTTGTGATTGCAGCAGATGGCAAGACGGGTTATTTCGCCAGCGATCGAAAAGGAGGTTTGGGAGAACGCGATATTTATCAAGTAGATTTAAGCAATTATCCAGTTATGGACGAGGATATGAAAAGTGGTTCTAAAAGCACTGGCTTGTCTATTCTCAAAGGATCTATTTTTGATTCCAAAGCAGGCACTCCGATAGAAGCTGATATCACCATCAATGATTCTACTGGAACGAAAGTTGCCGCCACTTCTTCCGCAGCAGAAGGAGATTATTTCATTACACTAAAAGGCAATAAGAAATACCAACTTGTTATTAAGAAATCGGGCTACGAAACATATAACGAAGCCATTACGCTGCCCATTTCGTCTAAAGGAACCTATGCAATGGCGAAAGATATTTTGTTGAAGAAAAAATAA
- a CDS encoding tetratricopeptide repeat protein produces the protein MSKGQGNYNSEHIDVLIARFETSISENTAVFFDVDEYEDVINYYFDKNNFSKAGVAIEKGVEHFPFSVLFHLRKAQLFSATERTTEALTILDYAEKFEPNDPEIQMTRGGIYSQMKMPQKAIECYEKAMENEDMADEVALYMAFEYENLSQFGDAIRCLKKALELSPDNEAAIYELAFCYELSEKTEDSIRYYNSFIDKYPYSHNAWFNLGIAYNKLELYEKAIMAYDYAIAIKSDFGSAYFNKANSLANMEKHAEAIAVYRETFNYEAPEAATYYYIGECYEKMEDWESALSNYNRAIKLDAELSEAWLGIGIVLDKQNRLLEGIHYVKKALELEKENADYWHIFADLEQKMGFLEEAENAYKKVIELDPTNPEGWLDYSSLAFEQENMIQAVEIIAEGIKNHPNNAQLNYRMSACLLNNGQKQDAMSYLQNALSINYEMHHELFDFFPQLKNNTVVVNIIESYKK, from the coding sequence ATGAGTAAAGGGCAAGGCAATTACAACAGTGAACACATTGACGTATTGATTGCACGTTTCGAGACTTCTATTTCGGAAAATACAGCTGTATTTTTTGATGTGGACGAGTACGAAGACGTTATCAATTATTACTTCGATAAAAATAATTTTTCGAAAGCGGGCGTTGCCATTGAAAAAGGCGTAGAACACTTTCCATTTTCAGTACTTTTCCATCTGCGTAAAGCACAACTTTTTTCTGCCACCGAACGCACCACAGAAGCATTAACTATTTTAGATTACGCCGAAAAATTTGAACCAAACGATCCGGAAATACAAATGACTCGTGGAGGTATTTACAGTCAAATGAAAATGCCACAGAAAGCCATTGAATGCTATGAAAAAGCAATGGAAAACGAAGACATGGCGGATGAAGTGGCACTTTACATGGCTTTCGAATACGAAAATCTTTCTCAATTTGGAGATGCTATTCGCTGTTTAAAAAAAGCCTTGGAATTAAGTCCGGATAACGAAGCAGCCATTTACGAACTCGCCTTTTGTTATGAATTAAGTGAAAAAACGGAAGACAGCATTCGCTACTACAACTCGTTCATTGATAAATATCCTTACTCACACAATGCTTGGTTCAACCTCGGCATCGCTTACAATAAATTAGAACTTTACGAAAAAGCCATCATGGCGTATGATTACGCCATTGCGATTAAATCCGATTTTGGTTCTGCTTATTTCAACAAAGCAAATTCCTTGGCGAATATGGAAAAGCATGCAGAAGCCATTGCTGTTTACAGAGAAACTTTTAATTACGAAGCGCCCGAAGCCGCTACGTATTACTACATTGGCGAGTGCTACGAAAAAATGGAAGATTGGGAATCGGCACTCAGCAATTACAACCGCGCCATTAAATTGGACGCTGAATTATCAGAAGCTTGGTTAGGGATTGGAATTGTTTTAGACAAACAAAATAGATTGTTGGAAGGCATTCATTACGTTAAAAAAGCCTTGGAATTGGAGAAAGAAAATGCCGATTATTGGCATATATTTGCGGACTTAGAACAAAAAATGGGCTTTTTGGAAGAAGCCGAGAATGCTTACAAAAAAGTCATCGAGTTGGATCCTACGAATCCGGAAGGTTGGTTGGATTATTCTTCGCTTGCTTTTGAACAAGAAAACATGATACAAGCCGTAGAAATAATTGCGGAGGGTATCAAAAATCATCCGAATAATGCACAATTAAATTATCGAATGTCCGCATGTTTGCTGAACAATGGGCAAAAACAAGATGCCATGAGTTATTTGCAAAATGCACTTAGCATCAATTACGAAATGCACCATGAATTATTTGACTTTTTTCCTCAATTAAAAAATAATACCGTAGTGGTTAATATTATTGAATCTTATAAAAAATAA
- a CDS encoding phosphosulfolactate synthase — translation MNFKLPYIPERPEKPRESGITMVMDKGLSLGQVEDFLSANDHLVDIVKLGFGTSFVTKNLVEKLKLYKSAGIKTYFGGTLFEAFIIRDMFNDYVKLLEKYKMEFAEVSDGSIVMKHDDKCKYIHKLAKHYTVLSEVGSKEEGVIIHPAKWTSMMQAEIDAGSWKVIAEARESGTVGIYRPNGSAHTILINKILSKIPKEKILWESPKKPQQIWFIKLLGPNVNLGNISYDDVIPLETLRLGLRGDTFFTYLPK, via the coding sequence ATGAATTTCAAACTCCCATACATTCCTGAAAGACCTGAAAAACCACGTGAATCAGGCATTACCATGGTAATGGATAAAGGATTAAGTTTAGGACAAGTAGAAGATTTTCTTTCTGCCAACGATCATTTGGTAGATATTGTAAAACTCGGTTTCGGAACCTCTTTTGTTACGAAAAACCTTGTTGAGAAATTAAAATTATACAAAAGCGCTGGTATCAAAACCTATTTCGGCGGAACGCTTTTCGAAGCCTTTATTATCCGTGATATGTTTAACGATTACGTGAAATTGTTGGAAAAATATAAAATGGAATTTGCCGAAGTTTCCGACGGATCTATTGTAATGAAGCACGATGATAAATGTAAATACATCCATAAATTGGCGAAACATTACACTGTTTTATCGGAAGTTGGTTCAAAAGAAGAAGGCGTAATTATTCATCCCGCTAAATGGACTTCCATGATGCAAGCCGAAATTGACGCTGGTTCTTGGAAAGTAATTGCGGAAGCACGCGAAAGCGGAACCGTTGGTATTTACCGTCCAAACGGAAGTGCACACACGATTTTAATTAACAAAATTTTATCGAAAATACCGAAAGAAAAAATTCTTTGGGAATCTCCAAAAAAGCCACAACAAATTTGGTTTATTAAATTGTTGGGACCAAATGTCAATCTTGGAAATATTTCTTACGATGACGTAATTCCTTTGGAAACATTGCGTTTGGGATTACGCGGCGATACCTTTTTTACCTATCTTCCAAAATAA